The segment GCTGCTCGGGGGCCTGACTCTGGTCGAACACCTGACCGGGGTTTCTTTCGGCATCGACCAGTGGCTTTTCACCGAGCTGCCGGGAGCGCCCGGCACGACGGCGCCGGGCCGGATGGGCCCGCCTGCTTCGATTTGTTTTCTCCTCGGGGGCCTCGCCCTGGCGCTCTTGGATGCCCCCGAACGTCGGCAGCGCCTGCTCGCGCAGTTGTTCGCTTTGGTGGTCTGCTGCATCGGTGTCGTGCCGATCATCGGATACCTCTACGGAATGGATCGGCTGTATGCGGTCCCCAAGTATACGGGGACGGCGCTTCCCACCGCCGTAGCCCTGTTTGCACTGGGCCTTGGGCTGGTGTGCGGCCGGCCAAACGTCGGCGTGATGCGGATCCTCTGCTCGCCTGATCCGGGCGGATTGATGGCGCGGCGGTTCCTGCTGCCGGCTTTGCTGCTGCCGTTCCTCTCCGCGTGGATCCGGACGTATGGAGAGAGCCGCGGGTGGTTCGATGCCGAGATCGGGCGCGCTGGGTCCGTGCTCTTCCTGTCGCTCTGCAGCATGTTATTGATCCTGATCGGAGCCCGGTTGGTCTCCGCTCTGGAGCGCAAACGGAAGGCCGCCGAGCAGCAGCGCGAGGAGCTCAATGCCCGGACCAACCAGATCCTCGACAACATCAACGACGGATTCTTTGCGATCGATGGCGCGGGGCGGTTGACGCATGTGAACCGCCAGGCGGAGGAACTCTGGGGACGCGGGCGCGCGGACCTGATCGGCCAGGCGTTGCCGGAGGATTCACTTGGCCCCCCGGCACTCGACCTCGGAGCGCATGCCGAAGCCCTGCGCGATCGCAAGCCGCGGCACTACGAAGTTTTTGCGGAGCCGCTTGGGCGCTGGTTCGATGTCAGCCTTTATCCCGAAGAAACAGGCGGGCTGGCGTGTTTCTTCCGGGACATCACCCACCGCAAGTCCGTCGAGGCGGCGCTGGTGCAGGCCAAGGACGAAGCGGAACGCGCCAATCGCGCCAAGAGCGATTTTCTCGCCACCCTCAGCCACGAGCTGCGTACGCCGCTCGCGCCGGTGATGCTCACGCTGCCGTATGTCGAGACGCACCCGGAACTGCCGGCGGAGCTCCGGTCGCATGTGGAATCGATCCGCCGGAACGTGGAGCTCGAGATTCGGTTGATTTCCGACCTGCTCGACCTCACGCGGGTCGAGCGGGGCAAGCTCCAGCTGGAAAAAACGGAAGTCGACCTGCACGGGGTGTTGCACTCGGTGGTGGAAATCTGCCGGGAGGCGGAGTCGGTGCCGATCACGCTGGAGCTGGCGGCGACGCGGCACTACGTGCACGGCGATCCCGCGCGCCTGCACCAGGTATTTTGGAATCTGTTGACCAACGCGCAAAAGTTCACCGACCGCAGCGGCCGGATCATGGTGCTGACCCGGCAGGCCGAGGGCCACGCGATCAGCGTCAGTGTGACGGACACCGGGGTGGGCCTTACGCCCGAGCTGCGGTCCCGGCTCTTCGTCGCCTTCGAGCAGGGCGAGAGCAAGAGCGCCCGGCAGAAGGGCGGGCTGGGCCTTGGGCTCGCGATCTGCCGGAAGATCCTCGAAATGCACGCGGGCACGATAACGGCCTGGAGCGAGGGGACCGGACGTGGAGCGACCTTCACCGTGGTTTTGCCGACTTCGCCACGGGTGGCGACGCCTCCGGCAGAAGATGGCGCCGAGCCGCCGCCTGCCAGCGAGGGCCTGCGGGTTTTGCTGGTCGAAGATCATCAGCCGACGCTCGAGGCGATGGCCCGCGTGTTGAGGGCACTCGGGCATCAGGTCACCGCCGTCTCGACGGCCGGGGAAGCGCGTGTCGCCGCGGGCCGGGACGACTGCAATTTCCTCATCTCGGATCTAGGGCTGCCGGATGGCAGCGGCCTCGACATCATGATGGACCTGCGCGAGCGGTTCGAAGGACATGCCATCGCGCTGAGCGGCTATGGGATGGAGGCGGACGTGCTGGCGGCGAAGAACGCCGGCTTCACCGAGCACCTGACCAAACCGGCCCGCATTGCCCTGCTTCGCACTACGATCGACCGGCTCTGCTCCGAGCGGCCGGGGGCACGCCGGAGAGAAGGGAGCGAGGTGGCGTGAAGCCGGTCATTGCCATGCCCCGATGGCGCGGTCGGCGGTCGAACTGGTACCGGGCGTTGACTCGGTGGAGGTCGGCGCTTGTTTGTGCGGTGACCCCAACGGAGGCCCCGGCGAATTCGCTCGACCTCTGCGCCGCGTCCGCGGTGGGCGTTGTCGCGTGTGCGGATGGGAGGCATGCACGATGAGCGCGGAGTTTTCGCCGGAGCTGCGGCAGGAGCTCCTCAACGACTTTTACGCGGAATGCGACGAACTGCTCCGCGCCATTCGAGAGGGGATCGCGACACTCGATCGCACCGCGGGGCGCGGTGGGCAGCAGCGCGGCTGGCTCGAGCCGCTCTATCGCAGCGTGCACACGCTCAAGGGGATCGCGGCGATTGCGGGGGTTCGCCCTGCCGAGCAGCTCTCACACGCGACGGAGGATCTGCTCCGGGCGTTGAATCACAACGACGTGCCGCTCACGACTGCGCACGTCGATTTGCTCCTCGATGCGGCGCAGTGTCTGGAGTCGATCATCCAATCTCATCAGCGGAACGAACCCGTGCCCGTGTGCGTGGAGCTGGCGCAGGCACTGCGCGCCGCCAGCGGCGACACTGCCGCGCCGGCGAACGTTCCGATGTCCGCCGCGCCTGCGCCCGCTGATCCGCCCGCCGATCCTGCGGAGCTCGCGCGCGCCCGCGGGCTGCAGCTCTGGCGTTGCACGTTCGCTCCTTCGCCGGCGCTCGACGCCCGCGGGGTGAACGTGCAAAGCGTGCGCGAGCGGCTGGGGCGCATCGGAGAGATTCTCCGCGCGGAGCCGCGCGTGCAGCCGAACGCCTCGATCGTCTTCGTCTTCACCCTGGGGCTGCGTGCAGTTCCGCAGGACTTCGAGTCCTGGGCGGCGGACGGGCTCCGGTTCGAACCGCTGGGTGAATCGTGCGAGCCAGCGGCGCCCGCGGGTTCGGTCGCCGCGGCGGCGCCGGAGTTGGCCGCCCTGGCAACGTCGCGGTTTGTGCGGGTGGACCTGACCCGGCTGGATGAACTGATGCGGATCACCGGCGAACTGGTGATCCAACGGTCCAGGCTCGAGGATCGCATCCAGCAGCAGTTCCGAGGCAACGAATCGTTGAAGGAGATCGACGTGGGCTTCGCGCGCTCGCTGCGCGAATTGCGCAAGGCGATCGGTCGCGTGCGGCTGGTGCCGATCGCGGAAATTTTCACGCGACTGCCTTTGATCGTCCGCGACCTCGCACGGGGCTCGGAAAAGAAAGCCCGCGTCGTGCTGGAAGGTGAGCACACGGAAATCGACAAATATGTGGCGGAGCGGCTCAACGAGCCGCTGCTGCACCTCGTTCGGAACGCGTTCGCCCACGGCATCGAGACACCGGGGGAACGCCTTGCGGCCGGAAAACCCGCGGAGGCCACGATCCTGCTGCGCGCCACGAGCGTGGGGGATTCGGTGGTGGTGCACATTCGCGATGACGGCCGGGGCATCGATCCGCAGCAAATCGCCGCGCGCGCAAAAACGCTCGGAGTGCCCGTGCCCGAAAGCCTGGATCCGAGCGGCGTGCTCCAGATCCTCGCGGCGCCGGGGTTCTCCACGCAGGAGACGGCGGATCGGGCCGCGGGCCGCGGCATCGGCATGGCCGTCGTGGCGAGCACGGTCCGTGAACTGGGCGGCTCGCTGACGCTCGACTCGACGATCGGACACGGCACCGAGTTCGTGTTGCGGCTGCCGCTTAGCGTCCTGATCGTCGATGTCATCATTGTTTCCATCGGAGCGGAGACCTGCGCGGTTCCGCAGAGCGCGATCGTGGAGATCATCCAGATCCCCGCAGCCGAACGTCGGACCATCAAGCGCACCGAGGTGGTGCCGTATCGCGACGGCCTGTTGCCGTTTGTGCGGCTGAACACCGTGTTCGGGGTGGAGTCGCCGCAGCGCGAGCTGCTGACGTTGTTGGTGTTGGGCACGGAGCGAGGCGCCACCGGACTTTTGGTCGATCGCGTGCGCGCGAAACGCGAAGTGGTGGTTCGTCCGCTCACGGATCCGCTGGTGCGCGTGCCGGGCATCAGTGGCGCGACCGAACTCGGCGACGGCCGGCCGATTTTGATCCTCGATCCGCACGCCTTGACGACCGGCGTGGTCCGTCCGCCGGCGGTGGCCGTGTCGTGACGCGCCTTCTTTCTCCATGAGTCTCGCCGATACCTACATCGTGTTCGAATTGGATTCCGCGGCCTACGCGGTGCGGAGCTCGGACGTGCAGCATCTCGAGATGCTGGAACACGTGACGCGGGTGCCGAACACCGCCGCGGCCGTCGATGGCGTGGTATTCTCGCGCGGACAGGTTTACCCGGCGATCAATCTGCGGGCGCGCTTCGGACTTCCGCGCCGGCCCTACGACGCGCGGACGCGGCTGATTTTCCTCAAGGTGCAGGAACGGGTCGTCGCATTGATCGTGGATTCGGCCCGCGAGTTTCAACGCATCCCAGCCGAGTCGATCCGGCCGATCGAGGAGACGCTCGTCGGCATCGCCGGCAACCATGTCGAAGGCGTCGCCACGATCAAAGGGCGCAGCGTCCTGATCCTGAACGTCGGCGTGGTGCTGACGCTGGAAGAAATGACCGTGCCCGCTGGCGCCGCCGAGGCCGCCGGCCAACCGGTATCTCCTACCTGAGAATTTCCTTACCCCATGGCCAAATCAACGTCCACCAACCCCGCGGCGATTCGCTCGCGGAAACCCAAGGATCCCGCGCATGATGCCACCGAGTCGCGCGACACGATGGCGCGTCGGATGCACAGCGGCGCGGCGTCGCAGGTCGTGTCCGTCGACACGGCGGCGGCTCAAGCCGGAGAGATGGCGCGGTCGCTCAAGCAAACAGCGACCCAGGCGCTCTCGTTGACCCGCTCAACGGAAGATACCGCGGCGTCGCTGAACGAAATGGCGGCGTCCATTGAAGAGGTGACTGCGAACACCGGCGAGGTGGCAGCAGCCGCCGCGCAGACCAGCGTGGCGATGAAGCAAATCGCCACGGCGACGCAATCGGTGACGGCGACCTCCCAGGAGATGGCGACCTCTGCCGAAGAACTGACAACGGCCGTTGCCGAAGTGGCGGCCTCGGCAAAACGGGTGACGAGGGACTCGGAGGATCTCGCTTCGGGATTGAGCCAAACGGCAGCCTCGATGGAGCAGATGGGCCGCTCGGTCCAGGGCGTGGCGCGCAACGCGGATGACCTCACGGCCGCGGCCGAGGAAACGCTGTCCTCGATGAACGAGATGGCCGCGTCGATCGAAGAGGTCGCCGCCATGGCGGAAGGCATGGCGACTTCGGTCGAGGAAACGTCGACCTCGGTGGAGGAGTTGGCCCGCTCGATTCAATCGGTGGCCCAAAACGCGGAGCGGATCACGGAGGCGGCGAACAACGCCAACACGAGTGCCGTGCAGATGGATCGTTCCAGCCGCTCCGTGGCGGACTCGGTGAAACGGACTCAGGAGATCGCCGCGAGAACCTCGCGCGAGGCGGAGGAGGGCGGACAGATGATCCGGCGCTCCGTCGAAGGGATCGGACGAGTGGCGAGAGCGATGGACAACTCGACGGTCGTGATGCGCGAGTTGAACAACCAGACCTCAAAAATCGGCACCATCGTCGACACGATCAATGTGATCTCCGAACGGACCAATCTTCTGTCGCTGAACGCCTCGATCGAGGCGGCGCGAGCAGGGGATGCGGGCCGGGGGTTTGCGGTGGTTGCCGAGGAGATTCGCAATCTGGCCGAGCGCGCGGCCAAGGCGACGGCGGACATCGCCGACATCGTGCGCAATCTCGAGAACGTGACCCGTGAGGCCACGCAGGTGTCGACGGATGGCGCGCGACTGGCCGAGGAGTCGAACAGGCTCTCGGAAAGCGGACTATCGGGCCTGCAGCGGATTTTGGAAGGCGTGCGCGAGAACACCACGGTCGTGGCGGAAATCAGCCGCGCCGCGGACGAGCAACTGTTGTCCAGCCGGCACGTGATGGAGGCGATCGCCGTGACGGCCGCGCAGGCGCGGCAGGTGGCCGGCGCGACGGCCGAGCAGGCGAAAGGTGCCGGCTCCATCGTGCAAGCCGCGGCGCAAATGCGGAAGGTCACGAAAGAGGTTTCGCAGGCCATGGCCGAACACGGTCGCGCCGCGCGCGAGGTCGTGAAGGCCGCGCAGAGCACCAGCGGCATCGCCGTGCAGCTGCGGAAAGCGACTGGTGAGCAGGCGACCGGGACTGGTCAGGTCGTCGCGGCGATCGAGGCGATGCGCAAGAGCGGCGCGTCGACGTCGCGCGCGATGGCGGAGCAGGCGACTGCCTCGGATCAGATCGCGAAGGAGGCCGAGCGGCTCGGCAAGCTGGTCACGACGGTGAATCGAACCATGAGCGAGCAGGCCACGGCGACCGGTCAGGTCGCCATGGCGGGCGAAAGTTTGCGCACGCAGTCTGAACAGGCCGCGCGTGGACTGCAGGAGCAGTCGCGCGCGATGCGGGACCTCACGAAAGCGAGCGAGAACATCGCGGCGCAGATCAAGTCGATCACCGAGGCTAACCTGCAGCACTCCGCGGCAGCCGAATCAGTGATGACGAGCCTGATAGAAATCAGGAGCGTGGCGACGCAAACGGGATTGGACGCGAACACTTGGAACGCCCCGGAGGACGTTTCTGGCCCGCAACCCCGGCCCAGATCTGCCTCGCGACGCAAAGCCGGCGCGACATCGGAGAAAAACACTCCGGCTGAGCCGAACGGCGAGCCCGCAAACGGTTCCAAGGCGCAATGACTACCCCGCGCGCCCCTGGTGACGCCGCTGCGCTGCTCGTTTCGGAACCAGTTCCGAAGCTGTTGCGCGACCTGATCCACGAACGCACCGGCTTGTATTTCGAGCCGGAGCGCTTCGACACGATGCTGGAAAAGCTGCAGCCCCGCGCGTCGGCGCTCGGCTGCACGTCTTACCTCGATTACTATTACATCCTGAAATACGACGAAAACGGACCCGAGGAATGGCACCGGGTCCTGGATGCCTTTTCGGTCCAGGAGACGTATTTCTGGCGGGAGTTTGATCAGATTCGCTGGCTGGTCGATTACGTGGTGCCGCAGTGGTTCTCACGTCACACCGAGCCGCTGCGGATCTGGAGCGCGGCGTGCGCCACCGGCGAGGAACCCTACAGCATCGCGATGGCGCTGCAGAATGGCGGGTGGGGGCATCATCCGATCGAGATCATCGCCAGCGACGCGAGCGAGGCCGCGTTGGCCAAAGCCCGGGCCGGAATCTATCGCGAGCGCTCGTTTCGGTCGCTGCCGCCGGAGTTGAGAGCGAAATACTTCAGCCCCTCGCCACAAGGCGACGTGCTCAACCAGGAGGTGAGAAACAAGGTGGAGTTTCGGTGGGCGAATCTGATGAGCCCGTCCGACTATCCGGACCTCCGGGACCTGCAGGCGGTCTTCTGCCGGAACGTGTTCATCTATTTTTCAGCGGCCGCGATCACGCGGGTGGTCGCAGCCATGGCGGTGGGGCTGCAACCGCGCAGCCATTTGTTCGTCGGGGCGTCCGAATCGCTCTTGAAGCTGACCTCGGACTTCGAACTGCAAGAACACCAGGGCGTGTTCGTCTACGTGCGGAAAGCGGGGAGCTGAGATGACCACGACCGGCCCTATTCGCGTCTTGATCGTCGACGATTCCGCGTTCGCGCGGAAGGTCGTGCGTGAGATCCTGTCCGATGGCTCCGGCGTGGAGGTGGTCGGCTCCGCGCGGGACGGAGAGGAGGCGTTGGAACTCACGGCGAAACTGAGTCCCGACGTGATCATCTGTGACCTCCGGATGCCGAGGATGGATGGCGTGCATTTCGTGCGCACCCAGATGGGAGTGCGGCCGCTGCCGATCATGATCCTCTCGGCCGTGGCCCAGGACGCCGACGAGGTGGTGGAGGCGTTGAATGCGGGCGCCATCGACGTGGTGCAGAAGCCCACGGCGCTCGCGACGGACGATCTCAGGATGGTCCGCGAAGAACTTATCCAGAAGGTGCGCGGTGCGGTGACGGCACCGGTCGAGAATCTCGCGCGGGCACCGGCCGCAAGTCACGCGGTTGCCGCGCCGGAGCGCGTGGCAAAAGCGAAGATCGTCGTCGTGGGGATTTCCACGGGCGGACCGCAGGCGTTGCGCCGGATGGTGCCGCTGTTGCCCCACGGTTTTCCCGTGCCGGTTGCCATCGTGCTCCACATGCCGATCGGCTACACGGCGCTCTACGCCGAGAAGCTGAACGAAATCTGCATGCTGACCGTGAAGGAAGCGGCCGAAGGCGACGTGCTGGTGCCCGGCCGTGTGTTGATCGCGCCGGCTGGCCGGCACCTGGCGTTTCGACGGACCCCCACCGGCGAGGTGGTGGCGCAGCTCCGGGTGCAGCCGCTGGAAAAGCTGCACCGGCCTTCCGCCGACGTGCTGTTCCGCTCGGCGGCTGAGGTCTACGGCGGCGCGGTGGTGGCGGTCGTGATGACGGGCATGGGCGACGACGGCACGGAAGGCGCCGCCTGGGTGAAGGCCCAGGGCGGGACCGTCCTCACCGAGGCGGAGCAGAGCTGCGTCATTTATGGCATGCCGCGCGCCGTGGTGGAGGCCGGCTTAAGTGATCTTGTGGTTCCGCTGGACGACATGGCCCAGGCGATCACCTCCCAAATATGAAAGCCAAAGTACTCATTGTCGACGACTCCGCCCTCGCGCGGCGCACCCTCCGGCAGATGTTGGAGGAACTCGGACACACCGTGGAGGAGGCCAGCGACGGTGCGCAGGCCCTCGAGCGGTTCTACCTGAGTCCCCCCGATCTCGTGATTCTGGACATGGTGATGGCCGGAATGTACGGGCTCGATGTGCTCAGCAAAATGCGCGAGATGAAGCCGGACGCGAAGATCATCGTCGCGACGGCGGACATCCAGGTCTCGACCGCCGAGATGGCGCGGAAAGCCGGGGCGAAGGCGGTGCTGAACAAACCGATCAACCGGCCGTCATTCGCCCCCATCGTGAAAACGGTGCTGGAAGGAGGTGACACGTGGAACTGACCAGCGGCCAGGTCGACGCGCTCACCGAACTGATCAACATCGGTTACGGACGCGCGGCGGGATCCCTGTCGGAACTCACCGGCTACCGTATCGCCCTCGAGGTGCCGCAGGTCGCGATCCACGAGATCGAGGCGCTGGCGCCATTGCTCGAACGCGTGCTGCGGGCGGACTGCGCTGCCGTGAGCCAGGCCTTCGACGGGCCGATCTCGGGGCGCGCGCTGTTGATGCTGGATGAGCGGGCCGCCGCCGCGCTCAGCCGCTTGCTGATCGAGGACGGCGTGCCCGGCACGCGATTGGACGCGACGGCGCGCGAAGTGGTCACGGAGGTGGGCAACATTCTGCTCAACGCGTGCCTGGGCGTATTCGGCAATTTGTTGAACGTGCACGTGTCCTTTGCCGTGCCGCAGTTTCATCTGGAGAGCGTGACTGGCGTGCTGAAATCGGTGGCCACCGAAGCGGCCGAGCAGCTGCGTTACGCGCTCATGATTCACACCCGCTTCTCGATCCGCACCGGCGATGTGAACGGATATCTGGTCATCATCCTTGGCGTCGCCTCGCTCGACACGTTGTTGGTGGAGTTGTCGAAGTGGGAGCACCAGCAGGCCCAATGATCGAAGGGCAGAACAGCCCTGACGCGGCGAAAAACCTCCCGGCCGCCGGCGAGGCCACCGCCTCGACGTGGTTGGAGGAAATCGCCCCCTTCGGGATCTTCACCACGGATCTGGAGCTTCGCATTCGCCGCTGGAACCGCTGGCTCGCAGTGCGGAGCGGACTGCTGGAGCAGGCGGTGGTGGGCAAACCCCTGTTGGCGCTGTTCCCGGACTTGGAGGCGCGCGGACTGGGCGCACGGTTCCGGCGCGCGCTCGAAGGCGAGATCAGCGTGCTGTCGACGGCGCTGCATCGTTACCTGCTCCCGTTGCCCGGCACGGACGCGGACAAGGCTTCCGCGTTCATGCTGCAGACCGCACGGATCGCGCCGTTGATCGGACACGGGGCCGTGACCGGCACCGTCACCATCATCGAGGATGTGACGCAACGCGAAGTCCAGGCGCAGGGACTGCGCCGACAGCAGGAGTTCGACCGGCTGCTCTCCTCGGCGCTCGCGACCCTGCTGCAGTCGGCGGAGCCGGCCGAGGCGCTCAGCCAGATTCTGCCGACGATCACGCCGTCGCTGGGATTGGACGCCTACGCGAATTTTCGCCTGGATCCCCAGCAGGGCGTGCTGCACCTGACCGTTTCTGGCGGCATCGCGCCCACCCCCCGCGCGGCCATGGCCGCCGTGGAGATCGAGCCGGCGGATCGGATCGCGCCGGGACGGGTAAGTGCCGAGCTGAACGCCACCGTGGAGCGCCAACGTCGCCTGCTGCAACGCATCGGCTTGCGCGGACAATGGGTGTTTCCGCTCGCGATCGGCGAGCGGGTGGTGGGTTTGCTGGCGTTTGGCAGCTACGAGCGGGCGGTGCTCCCGGCTGGGGATGTGAAAACCCTCGAGCGCATCGCGGGCTACGTGGCCATCGCCATCGATCGCGCCCAGCGAGAGCGCGACATCGTGGCGGCTTCGCGCGCCAAGGACGAGTTCCTGGCGGCGTTGTCGCACGAATTGCGCACGCCGTTGAACCCCGTGCTGCTGCTCGCGAGCGAATCCGCGCTGAACGCGGATTATCCGGCAACGGCGCGCGAGGCGTTTCGGATGATTGAAAAAAACGCGCTGCTCGAGGCGCGGCTGATCGACGATCTGCTCGATCTGACCCGGATCGAACGCGGCAAGCTCGCCTTGGAGATGCAGCGAGTCGATCTGCACGCGCCGCTGCGCGACGCCGTCGCGACGGTGCACGCCGAGGCCAGCGATCGTGACATTACCATCGAGAAACATCTCCAGGCGGAGCGCAGCGCCGTCGCCGGAGATTCCGCGCGGCTGCAACAGGTATTTTGGAACGTCCTCAAGAATGCGATCAAGTTCACGTCTCCGGCCGGTCGCATCCGGGTCAGCAGCCGGACTGCGGCTGAGACCGACGAGGTCCAGATCGAAATCGCGGATACCGGCATCGGATTGGAAGCGCATGAACTCGGACGAATTTTCGAGGCGTTCACGCAGGGAGACCATGCGGAGCGCCGGGGTCACCGGTTTGGCGGGCTCGGGCTGGGGCTCGCTATCAGCCGGAACATCGTCGAACTCCACGGCGGAAAGATCCGGGCGGCGAGTCCCGGCCGGAACCGTGGCGCAACGTTCACGATCACCCTGCCACTGGCGAGTCGGGAGCCCATCGCGTGGACGCCCGCGATCGAGACGACGGGCGTGGGCCTGGCAGCGATCACCCGCGCGCATTCGGGCCGTCGGATCCTGCTCGTGGAGGACCACGAGCCGACGCGCACCCCCTTGGCCGGGCTGCTTGTGCGGCGCGGACATGATGTGGTCGCAGTCGCCAGCGCGGAAGAAGCGATGACGGCCGCGGGTGAGGGGAAGTTTGATCTGGTGCTTTCCGACATCGGCCTCCCCGGCCGGGACGGTTTTTGGCTGATGGAAACGTTGCGCCAGCGGTATGGGTTGGCGGGGATCGCGCTCACCGGCTACGGCATGGATGACGATCTGGCGCGGAGCGAGGCGGCGGGCTTCACCGCGCATCTCACCAAGCCGGTGCAGGTCGCGATTCTGGATCGTGCGTTGGCCACCTTCTTCCAAGAAACGCAGGACGCGTGAAGCCGTCCTGCCCGGCCGGAGCGCGATAAGTCGGGGCAGAGTTGCGTGAGGGACGCGGAATCCTCATTGCAGCGGATGCTTTGCGCCACGTACGGTTATTCCGCGCATGGTGCTACTCTCTCTTCCCTTCGTCTGGCCGCGCCCGGAATCTCGATGCTTTGGTGGTCGATTGCTCACGCGTCGTCGGCCAACGCGGAGCATGGCCGTGGCGGCATGTGCATTCCTCACGGCGCTTCACGCGGCACCGGCGCCAATTACCCCGCGCCCACCGACGCCGCCGATCATCGCGCAACCGAGCGATCTTTTCGAGGACGTCACGCAACGCGCCGGGATCGATTTCGTGCACCAGTTCGCGCACCAGCGGATCGCGAACATTCTTCTCTCGAATGGCGCGGGCGCGGTCGTGTTCGACTATGACAATGACGGGTTCGTGGACCTCTATCTGTTGAACTGGGGTCCCCTTCAGGGCGTCACGGTGCAGGCGGCGGGAGTGACGCGCGAGCCGAACCGGCTGT is part of the Opitutus terrae PB90-1 genome and harbors:
- a CDS encoding hybrid sensor histidine kinase/response regulator; amino-acid sequence: MIEGQNSPDAAKNLPAAGEATASTWLEEIAPFGIFTTDLELRIRRWNRWLAVRSGLLEQAVVGKPLLALFPDLEARGLGARFRRALEGEISVLSTALHRYLLPLPGTDADKASAFMLQTARIAPLIGHGAVTGTVTIIEDVTQREVQAQGLRRQQEFDRLLSSALATLLQSAEPAEALSQILPTITPSLGLDAYANFRLDPQQGVLHLTVSGGIAPTPRAAMAAVEIEPADRIAPGRVSAELNATVERQRRLLQRIGLRGQWVFPLAIGERVVGLLAFGSYERAVLPAGDVKTLERIAGYVAIAIDRAQRERDIVAASRAKDEFLAALSHELRTPLNPVLLLASESALNADYPATAREAFRMIEKNALLEARLIDDLLDLTRIERGKLALEMQRVDLHAPLRDAVATVHAEASDRDITIEKHLQAERSAVAGDSARLQQVFWNVLKNAIKFTSPAGRIRVSSRTAAETDEVQIEIADTGIGLEAHELGRIFEAFTQGDHAERRGHRFGGLGLGLAISRNIVELHGGKIRAASPGRNRGATFTITLPLASREPIAWTPAIETTGVGLAAITRAHSGRRILLVEDHEPTRTPLAGLLVRRGHDVVAVASAEEAMTAAGEGKFDLVLSDIGLPGRDGFWLMETLRQRYGLAGIALTGYGMDDDLARSEAAGFTAHLTKPVQVAILDRALATFFQETQDA
- a CDS encoding chemotaxis protein CheC, with amino-acid sequence MELTSGQVDALTELINIGYGRAAGSLSELTGYRIALEVPQVAIHEIEALAPLLERVLRADCAAVSQAFDGPISGRALLMLDERAAAALSRLLIEDGVPGTRLDATAREVVTEVGNILLNACLGVFGNLLNVHVSFAVPQFHLESVTGVLKSVATEAAEQLRYALMIHTRFSIRTGDVNGYLVIILGVASLDTLLVELSKWEHQQAQ